agtgtgacaacgggcgggagttcgataactccacctcccggtctttcttcctgtctcggggtgttcagctgcgtatgtcttgtccgtatacctcccctcagaaaggcaaggctgagcggatgattcgcacgacgaacgacgtcgtgcgcacccttctgatccaggcttctctccccccgcgcttctgggctgagagcctccacaccgcctcctacctgctcaaccgccttccgtccactgcttctcctgctctcactccacaccacgctcttttcggtacccctcctcgctacgaccaccttcgggtcttcgagtgtgcgtgttaccctaacacctccgccaccgcttctcacaagctggcgccccgctcgactcgtgtgttcctcgggtactcccctgaccacaaggggtaccgatgctttgacctcacctctcgccgcgttctgatctcccaacacgtcgtcttcgacgagtcggatttcccctactccacctcctccacaccttctgaTCCCGAGAtggcgtctctgtttccgactgaaccggtggttcagccaccgttacctgtctgtccttttcctgcaggttttcccggcgcaccggcaccgcttccggcgatccctgctgcgccgagcgcggccccggtgcccgcggtcgcgccacgcacggcccccggacctccggtcgtgtcGCACatggacccggtgtctcccgctgcgccacgcgcggccccggtgccttcccctgcacctgagcggtacgctcagccggtgcaggtgtaccggcgtcgctcggcgccgaacccagcgccgcagcggtacgttgagccggtgcaggtgtaccggcgtcgttcggcgtcgacaccggcgccgcctcctgctccggaggctcctgcgacgccgacaccggagccgtcgccgccgccgcctcctccggctccctctcgagccgagccggaggtgtaccacccgccggtcatccatagggatcctcggcatatccatcccatggtgactcggcggatggcatctcaggccgcgactctctccgccaccgagggagagccgcgggtctctccggtactctcctctgtccgcgacgacttggcggatcctcactggcgtcgcgcgatggaagagtacgcggctcttcttgccaaacagacgtgggacctcatgccgcgtccgtctggttgcaatgtggtgactggcaagtggatctggacgcataaacGTCGgactgacggcacactggagcgctacaaggctcgctgggttctccgggggttcactcagcggcctggtgtggactatgatgagactttcagcccagtcgtgaagcccgctacggtgcgcacggtcctctcgcttgcgctctcgcgcacttggcctgtgcaccaactggacgtgaagaatgcatttcttcacggcaccttgtcagagactgtttactgctctcagcctgcgggatttggagactcgagtcgtccggatatggtctgccggctcaacaagtctctctatggactgaagcaggctccgcgggcttggtactctcggttcgccacgttcttgctgacactggggttcaccgaggccaagtctgagacatctctcttcatctaccgccgtggggatgagactgcatatctgctgctatatgtcgatgacattgtgctcacagcttccagtcaacagttgcttcagagtgttatctcctctctgcagcaggagttcgctatgaaggacctcggtcagctccaccacttcttgggcatcactgttgagcctcgcccgtctggtcttctccttcaccagcggcagtacgccctcgatattctggagcggactgggatgactgattgcaaaccctgctccactccagtcgacactcaggcgaagctgtctgctgctttgggtgatccggtggctgatcctactgcctaccggagtctggccggcgctttgcagtacctcaccttcaccaggccggacctcacctacgctgttcagcaggtctgtctccatatgcatgatcccaggGAGTCACAcattgctgcgctgaagcgtctcctccggtacgtccgtggcactgtggacctcggcctggtgcttcaccgctcgtcctctactgagctggtggtctacaccgacgctgactgggcgggctgcccggacactcgtcgctccacctccggctacgccgtcttcctgggcggcaacctggtctcctggtcgtccaagcgggagccggttgtctcccgctccagtgccgaggcggagtaccggactgtcgctaacggcgtggcggaggcgtcctggctacgacagctgttggcggagctccacagcccgctcgccaagagtacgctcgtctactgcgacaaagtcagcgccgtgtatctctccaccaaccccgtccagcatcagcggacgaagcacgtggagatcgacctacacttcgtgcgcgacagagtcacAATCGGCAATGtccgggtactccatgtcccgactacctcccagtttgctgacatcttcaccaaggggctgccctcctcgaccttctcggagtttcgatccagcctcaacgttgCCGGTGGCTAATTGTGGCTACGGGGGGGTGTTTGCCatttgtactctatttgtactctcatcttgtccagtcttaAACACTgctgcgtcggttgttcagactgcggggggtgttagctttcttgttgtccagtcttgaacaccgctgcgccggtagttcagactgcggggggtgttggagtatatagAGCCcatgtatattgagcccatgtgtatattatggtaccagagccgaggtcctgggttcgatccctcccggccacgcatttccgtTGCGCGATTTCCCTGGCTGCGTTCGCTTAGACCGAAGTGTTGAGACCGGACAGGTGGCACAGCCCCGCGGCTCGCCCGGCTCGCACGCAgtagggggaatgttggactgaggataaaagcccccacccctcccactataacacctgggttttatggtcgggttggctaggtggggcgttcTAACTGTTGCAAACACAACTCTAACCGTATACATTTACCTAATAAAAAAATCATTTGAGACCCAAAGCAATGTAAAATTAGGTCCTCACATTTTTGGAATGGATGAAGTGGTTGTAGAGTGTTGTCTGCAAAGGAGTCAGCTTGCAGCACACAACTTCAACAATCTATACAATAGCGATGTTAAGCAAGGCAGATAAAGCATTCAAAAAAAGGGGCAAAAACTACTTCAGAAACTACAAGGTCACCCTTTATAACAAAATAAATTCAACCAAAAGCGCAGTGAGCATATCTGTTGAACGTGTACAATACAGAGCAATAAGAAATGTCTAAGACAGAAAAGCGTACCTTTGGAGGCAAGTGATTGGATAACAGGGCATTTGTTCGTCTCAGTATAAACTGAATATCATAAAGAAAACAACACAATTCAATTAGTCTCCATCTAGCATAaaacagcacaagcaaatacATCAAAATAGCCTTAATGGTGTAAAACAGCATAGCATGCACATCATAAACACAGTGGAATACTCTGCACCATGAATAAACTTCCTCAGCAGTAAAGACTTGCCTGATTTACTTTTGCACTAAGCTCTGCAGATCTATCAGATCCCAACTTCTTTTCTTCTGCACTTGCGTTGGGTTCTCTTCCACAAATGATCGGTGCCTTCATTTAGGGGTGGATGGCATAGAGGTAAATAGAGAGGAAAGGTATGTGAATATAGGCGCAAAAGTAAATAAAAATACTGAAGGATAATTCCAATCATGTATTCATGTGTTGCCCTTAGCATAGATGAAAATACTGATTATCTGTGAGGGAACAGCTGTATCTTGTAATTTGGCAGTACAGCCTGATTCATTTCAAGCTCCATACGTACTTCATAATATCGGCGGAAATATGAAGCATCCCCTAAAATCCCAGGATTTGTGAAATTCACCATTGAAAAGAATTCTTCCAGATCATTCTGCAGCACCAGAAAATATTGAATAAATCAAATTTCAAATAAATTGTTCCAGCATAGGtgtttttccttctctttttgcTAGGTGGGGGTGGGGTGATTGGTACCAAAAAATACCTGCATTGGGGTACCGGACAAGAGGATTCGACGTGTACAAGGAAGGGAAGCCAATGCCTACACATTATTGAATTTAGTGCTTTCAGCAGAGACAAAGCTGGAAAGGAACCCAGAGAACAGACGTACAGTGTGTATAAAATGAATATCACAAACAGATGAACCTTATTTGTCAGTGTCTGATCATTTTTCAGCCTGTGGGCCTCATCGCATATCAGAAGGTCACAGCTGCCTGGTCTCTCGAATTTTGAAGAATGCGTGCGGAACGTCTCATAAGATATGATAAGTACCTGAAGAAGATTCATACCCAACATATATTTTGAGAAGACATTTTCATCAACTTGGAGTTATATTTTTCATTTAGTATAGCATATATAAAGAAGATATATGAGTAAGCAAAAGAAAACCTGAAGACGGCTCAAGGGTTTTAAAAAACTTTCTATCCCGGAAAGAACATCAGCACGTGTACTTTCACAGAGGGCAAGCAGCTGCACTCTGCCTTTTAACCACTTAATTATCTCAGATTCCCAATTGCTAACTAAGCTTGTGGGGGTTACAATGACAGCCCTTTTAACCATTGGCTTATCATCAAAGCCTTGACAAAGAAGGGTATATAGTAAAGTTATTGACTGTAAAGTCTTCCCCAATCTGGACAAGCAAGGTAAAGGTTAGAAATAGCTTCTTATAACAGTGACTAAATGAAGGGTTGCAAACAAACGTGTAGTATTGCATATTGGGTGAAAGTTTATAACAATGGAAAAGAGAGGAAAGGATTGTCTAGCTTATTACCCCATATCATCAGCTAAAATGCAACCAGAAATACCATCATCACTCAACGACCCAGAGACACAATCAAACATAAACTGAACTCCTTCCCTGCATTAAAACATAAGCATTTCAAAAGATGCATGCTGAACTAAATCATAATAATCATATAACTGATTTTACTATAAAGGACAAAACAGATTTCCTAAAAACATGGTTTAGCCCTGAGTGGCAGATATAATTGCAATACATCATGTATGTATCACCAAAATTCAAGATCAAGTGTAAGAATGAGGGAAAAAATCACAAAAGAGCATAATACCTTTGATGCGGTCGGAGGTAACGTacaagcaagtgatcaacttcaaTTGCAGCAGAATTGCAGTTTTCCTTGTCACATTCCTCACATTGCCACAAAACCAAAGGCTCTATGCCAGGTGGGAGAGGTTCCTCCTTTTCTGATGAACTAACACTGGTAACAGCAGGTGATTGTGGAAGATCACGTGTAACTGCAAATGTCTGCGTCGAACCCCAAGGGACAAATCTTTTACGAGCTGAAAGGCGCCGAGCAAGCTGCTCATTGTTCTCACTATATCCATTTTGACATGGAGGTTTGAATGGCTTTCGAGCTATTGCCGCCGCATCAGAAACTGAAAGGATACGTGGAATGAGTGGCTGCCTCCTTACAACCAGGTTACCCCTGACAGAAatcagagaaaaagaaaatgtagTCAAACAAGATAATTTCAGTGTGCTTGTTAGTTTAGTCTATCAGGGAAAAATCATGCTGTGTCAGATTAGCAATCATTTTATCTATTTTGTAGGCATATTGGAGTATTGGACTTCTGACATAAGCCACACACTTCTCAGTGGGGCCCATGCATGTAGTGGGAATTTCACCCACCAATCAATCTAATAATAAAAGCAATGCATGGCATATGATATAGCACAAACATGCAACATTATCAGCTATTTAACATGTTATACATGTTTGTATGCACATTGCCCCATGTCTCAGAAAGTTGTTAAAACTCCTGGCACTACATGCTATCAGGTAGTTCAATTGAGAAATTTTTCATAATATTTCAGAAAATCCTACTTGTCAAACTTGTTTGAGATTTTTGCTATCTCATCATGCATGAGTTAGTACACCAACACATGTTAAGTTAGACACAGGGCTTAAACCAACTGATAGACATTCAAGGCTCCAGCCATTGGATATTCTAGAACATACTTTCACGGACTAAAACCATCAAATACTTGAGTGATGAAACAACCAATCCCTCAATTGGATCAAACCTTGTGACGTTTTTAGGTGTCCGATTCCACTGGCTTAGCTCCACAGGGAGTGGGGTTAAACCCTATTACTGTATCATTGCCTTGCCCCCAACAAGGCAGTGTAAGGAGTTTTGTCTTTGGTTTGTGTGATGGAGCTATTAAGCTAAACTTGCGAAGAGGACTAAAAGCGCCCATATGTGACTGAAGTGAACGAACGCTGAACTCGCAATAGAAACTCACAAGGCTATCATTCAAGGTATTCATCGGACACCCCTCCCCCTATATCCAGATCCATGCGTATTCACGCCGTAGTAACTGGTGATATTGCGTCAATTATTACAACACCAGCTTACAGGCAAGACGAAATCCGCTAATCCAGCGCCAGAAATGACGGCATCAGAGCGTACCTGACCAAAGCATCGACATTCTGTGATTTCCTCTCGCTATCGGGAGCCGCCACCCCGCGCCTCCCGCTACGAAGTGGcttcccgccgtcgccgcggccgcccccaTCGCCGCTGTCACTGCTGCCTCGTTCCTccgctccgtcgccgccgcccgcgtcaCTGCTTTCCCCCACGTATTCGTCGTCGCCGTCATCCGCCTCGGCCCCGCGCTCCGCCTCCGACTCCGAGTCGTCGGGGTCAGATGAGGTGGCGGcgacctcctcttcctcctcgccgtcgaggcCGAGTCGGTTGCGCTTGCTCCTCGAGGGCATCGCCTCGCCTCCCAAAGTGAATCAGCGGAAATGGGTGAGGATGGAGGCCTCTGGATGCTTCGATGGCTGCTTCGCGTTGGGGGATTAGAAAGTGGAGAGGCGCTGCGAAATTTTTGGCGGTAGGAAAGGAGAAGCGTGCAGGGGAAGATGCGGGAAAGAGAAAGGAGGAGCAGTAACTGGGCCAAGCTAATTAAGGCCTAGGATCGCGACTGAACTTGGGCCATCTAAATTTGGTGGGTAGGCGGCGGCAGAACAGCGGAGGAGATAGCAGCCTAGCCCACCTGGATAGTAATCGCGATCCAACTTGGCGTAGGCCCACCCAAAAGTTGGATCGCAATCGCAAGACCCTGAATATGCGATTAATGGTTTCATCCATAATTCAGGTCTCCCTGGCACTAGAAAGTTCGCATGTACCCGTACGTTCTAAGTTCTAAATTAtagtttgtttgatttttttatctCAAATTTGACAAGTCGTCTtgtatttaaaaatttgtgtaaatatattcaaatttaagtcattattcttgaagaacttgtattgataaagtaaGTCATAACAAAAGATTTTGCACAAAATTCTTGCTGGttgacttttcaaaaaaaatacgtTGACAAATTATAATGTACAATCCGTAAAAGTGTTTGTTGCGTAACGTACAATCTCTAGTTATGTACAGAAAAATACAATCTCTACTTCTCGGATTTATTAGGCATCCTAGCCCAAGATCATGAAAGTTGCATTCAGTAAACAGGGCAGAATGAACTCACGAGCTCATACCAAACTTTTGCAGCACACGACTATATATACAAATGATTTTTCACTCCAATTTACTACTCCTCCAGCTGGCTCATCTTGAGGTGGAGGTGCTTGTGCGCGAAGGCGTAGAGCCTGCCCATCTCGTCGCCGTCCACCGCGCCGTTGCGGTTGGCGTCGACCGCGCGCATCGCCTCCCGCGCCTTCCACCACGCGAACCACAGGTTGAGGCTGCGCAgcgcctcctccagctcctcccgGCTGATCCGGCCGTCGCCGTCCGCGTCGAACTGGCTCAGCCACGCCCTGAACTCCTCCACCGTCGTCTCCCCGTGCGGCAGCCCGCGGTAGTACCGCATGAACGCCATCGATTGTTACCCTGCTCTTGTCCTCTcgatcagaagttcagaacgtTGATGACTCCTCCCTTTCTTTGCTTGCCTCTGATACGGTGATGGTCGATCGATGGCTATCCAGTATCCTCGAGACCGTGACCTATAGGCTATAGGTAACAACGCCGCTATATATACTGTCTCCCGGTCTGCGCAGTTAGGCCGGCCAGAAGAAGGCGCCGGAGATTTGCACAGTTCGGTTGCCGCACGCATGGTGGGTGCGAGCACGGCGCCGGTCGTGGACGAGGACGACACGGGGGGGCGTGGAATTCGTGTGCGTTGTTAGGCGGGGGAGAATCAAGGAGCTGATCCCCGGAGACGGCTTGGCTTTTTGACAGATGGCTAATATTCGTTGCTGGAAACGGGAAGGCCCGGCATCAGAATTTATGGATGGGACGAGATCGAGCAGGGGATCAATTGAAGAATCGGATGCGTTCTCCCTTTGCTGTGCTGCACTGTTCATGCATGAGTGGTCCTGTTGCCTGCTTCTCTGCTCGGTTGTTGGTGGTCGATcaaaggccatgtttagttcccacccgtaaatgcaaaaatgcaaaattttgcgaatgaatcttactaatttgaagtattaaatgaagtctatttataaaactttttgcatagatgggctgtaaatcgcgagacgaatctaatgagcctacttaatccataatttgcaacagtgatactacagtaaccatccactaattattgattaattatagattaattagcatcattagattcgtctcg
This window of the Panicum virgatum strain AP13 chromosome 1K, P.virgatum_v5, whole genome shotgun sequence genome carries:
- the LOC120642730 gene encoding DNA repair and recombination protein RAD54-like — translated: MPSRSKRNRLGLDGEEEEEVAATSSDPDDSESEAERGAEADDGDDEYVGESSDAGGGDGAEERGSSDSGDGGGRGDGGKPLRSGRRGVAAPDSERKSQNVDALVRGNLVVRRQPLIPRILSVSDAAAIARKPFKPPCQNGYSENNEQLARRLSARKRFVPWGSTQTFAVTRDLPQSPAVTSVSSSEKEEPLPPGIEPLVLWQCEECDKENCNSAAIEVDHLLVRYLRPHQREGVQFMFDCVSGSLSDDGISGCILADDMGLGKTLQSITLLYTLLCQGFDDKPMVKRAVIVTPTSLVSNWESEIIKWLKGRVQLLALCESTRADVLSGIESFLKPLSRLQVLIISYETFRTHSSKFERPGSCDLLICDEAHRLKNDQTLTNKALASLPCTRRILLSGTPMQNDLEEFFSMVNFTNPGILGDASYFRRYYEAPIICGREPNASAEEKKLGSDRSAELSAKVNQFILRRTNALLSNHLPPKIVEVVCCKLTPLQTTLYNHFIHSKNVKCLISEEAKQSKILAYITALKKLCNHPKLIYDTIKNNNSGGSGFDDCLRFFPPELFSGRSGSWTGGGGMWVELSGKMHVLARLLGHLRHKTDDRIVLVSNYTQTLDLFVQLCRERRYPYVRLDGATSISKRQKLVNQFNDLSRDEFIFLLSSKAGGCGLNLVGGNRLVLFDPDWNPANDKQAAARVWRDGQKKRVYIYRFLSTGTIEEKVYQRQMSKEGLQKVIQQEQTDNKMQGSSLSTEDLRDLFTFHEQVRSEIHENLKCSRCNKDGNSLLGGNGFDLAATEHKPSMPAVQDYIDIGGFGEISGCLQIMDSSHHQIGRPSEEDLGSWGHHCDPSTVPDTILQCSAGDEVSFVFTNQVDGKLVPVEPVARSALHQPNGIAAHGDKEVGKTNSPRKTGKQSLLGKNLKMMGFNLKNSSLKCPNRSRTASPNCLQGLKKTSPSLEQPQTKKLHVAYDISDDDFV
- the LOC120642745 gene encoding probable calcium-binding protein CML17; this translates as MAFMRYYRGLPHGETTVEEFRAWLSQFDADGDGRISREELEEALRSLNLWFAWWKAREAMRAVDANRNGAVDGDEMGRLYAFAHKHLHLKMSQLEE